Within the candidate division WOR-3 bacterium genome, the region CAAAAACGATAGTTTCTGTCGTTTCGTTACCAACAATAATTTTTCGGGCAAAAAGAAAATTAAGAAATAAAAGGAATAAGAAAAAGGATTTTCTTATTACCATTTATATTTATGATAATACCGTTCTTCTCTTTTAAGTGCCCTTTCTCTTAATTCCTTTCTTTTATCAACAACCTTCTTCCCCTTTGCTAAAGCAATTTCAATTTTACACCTTCCTTTATCATTAAAATAGACTTTTAAGGGAATTAAGGTATATCCCTTCCTCTCTATTTTACCGACCAATCTTTTTATCTCATTTTTATGAAGTAGTAATTTTCTTTTTCTTTTGGGATCGGGATTAAAAACGCTTCCTTTTTCATAAGGAGCAATATGGACATCTTTTAAAAACATTTCGCCATTTTCAATTGTACAATAACCTTCTTCAATAGAAATCTTACCTTCTCTTATTGATTTTACTTCACTTCCTTTTAATTCAATTCCTGCTTCGTATTTTTCTTCAATAAAATAATTATGAATAGCCTTTCGGTTTTGAGCAACAATTTTCATTCCTTAGAAATACTCTTATTTTTTCTTAGCTTTCTCCCGATTTTTGAGAAATTTTTCTTTTAACTCAGGATATTTTTTAAGATGCCAACGAATTACCGTTTCGCTCACAGCAATTTTATCTGCCAATTCTTTGATTGAACCTACTCCTTTATTAAGAAGTTTTTTAATTTTATCATACGTACTTTCATCCTCAATCAAAAGAGATTTATAATGAACAAGATAATAAGCCTTTTTATAAGAAATCCCCAACCTTTCGGCTAATTTCGCTACGTTAAAACCAGCCTTCTCGTACTCTTTTTTAATTTTATTATAATCGAATTTTTCTTTTTTCATAGTAATAAATTATAATAAAGAAATATATAAAATCAAGTAAATACAGAGTATAACTCTAAAATATCGTTGTTATTGGAATTTGATAAGTTCAAGTAGAAATACGCTTCTCATTGGCAATCTATATACTTCAGTTTCAATTTATCAGACAAAGGTTGATATTATTCAAAGTAAAGATTATCTCGAACAGAGGGTCTCTGAGTAAGTGATACTATTCTTTTTAGAAACAAAAGAAAAATTTTCATATAAAATATTACTATTAAAAACTGACTCTTTCAAGTAAAAGCCAGGTATCTATTTATTAAGGTTTAAAACAGGAGATTAGGAAGCAAGAAAGAAATTTATATTGACGTAAGAAAATCAAGATAGAATATAAATACTTCATAAAACTGAAATCAATTTTTAGGAAATTATCTTATTTATCTTTAGAAACTAATATTGAGAGTTTATTCAATTCTTAATTCTAATTATTAATTAATATATCTTTCTTAACTCTCATTTTATCGATAATGAAGACTAAATACTATAATATCTCCTATACAGTCCCCTATCCAATAGAAAACAAACTCCTCCTGCTTTATTAAGGTAAATTTTAGAAAATATATTATTTAGTTATTAAATATAGAAAATAGACCGCGTTAAGCACCTCCCTTTTAGGTTTATTTTCAATAACTTATCTAACGAAACTTTCAACATCAACTACTCCTTTTTTCCTTCTATATATAAGACGAAAAAATACCCCTTTAGGTTACCAGTTTTTTTAATTTTTATTAACTTGGTAAAACACGCGCTAACACATTTACTTTTTTCATTTGACTTTTGTATTAAGTATTGATATAATTTTTATGTTATGAAGGCTTATAAATTAAAAAAGGAATATTTAAAGGAATATCTAAAAAGTTTAGAAGACTTTGGAGAAGTTTGGGGACCGATAAAGAAAGGAGATATTGATGTCTATGAAAAAATTAGTGATTATTCCCTATTAAATCTCAATGCCTTAAGACCTATTTTACCTTTAAAAAAATTTCTTATTCCACCAAAATTTAATACCTTCTTTTATACCAAAGATGGTAAATACGAAAATGCCTTAAAGGATGTTAAAAAAAGAATTATCTTTGGTGTCCATCCTTGCGAAATTCATGCTCTTTTAATTTTAGATCGATTGTATAAAGAAAGATATCCTGATTATTATTATTTAATCCATAGGAAGTCAACATTGATCGTTGCTCTTTCGTGTGTTCCTGACGAAAAGTGCTTTGCTCGGTCCTTGAATACTCACTTTGTCGAAGAAGGTTTTGATTTAGGATTTACTGACTTAGATGATTACTATCTTGTTTGGGTTGGCTCTTCAGAAGGAGATGATTTATTACGTTGTCGTTTAGATCTATTTGAAGAAAAAATCACCTCTCAGGATTTAAATCGTTATATTGAATGGCGGAAGTGGCGAGATAATCAATACCAACTTAATTTAGACCTTACTGCGATGCCGGATATTATGGAATTAAGTTATGATTTAGAAATCTGGGAAGAAATTGGCGAAAAGTGTCTTTCTTGTGGAACTTGTAGTATGGTCTGCCCTACCTGTACGTGTTTTAATATTGCTGATTATTTAGGCATCGAAGATGAACCTGGAAAAAGGGAAAGATTTTGGGATAGTTGTATGTTAAAAACTTTTGCCTTGGTTGCTGGTGGCTTTAACTTTCGTGAAAGAAGAGCAGATCGGGTAAAACTTTGGTACACTCATAAATTAAAAGCCTTCATTACCGAATTTGGCAAACCAGCATGTGTGGGTTGTGGTCGCTGTATCGCTAATTGTCCAGTGAATATTAATGTGACTGAAATAACAAAAATTTTAAAAGGAGAGGGAGCTAAAAAATGAACGAAAATTTGTACCAACCTATTCCAATGAGAATTGTAAGAAGATATGATTTAATTGAAAATGTACGTTTCTTCCAAGTAAGGCCGATAGATATTGAAAAAGCCTTAACTATAAACTACAAACCTGGCCAATTTATGATGATCTCTCTTTTTGGAGCTGGGGAAGCCCCTTTTTCTATTTCCTCCTCACCATCTCGTCCTGGTTTATTAGAATTTGGTATTAGGAAAATTGGTGTTCTAACAGAGCAACTGTTTAAATTAAAAGAGAATGAAATAATTCATATTCGGGGACCTTATGGCAATGGATTTCCAATTGAAAAAATGTATGGTTATAATCTAATTATTGTTGCTGGCGGTTTAGGAGCAGTGCCTTTGCGTTCTTTACTTTTGTATGCTTTAGATAACCGTGATTTATTTAAAAAGATCTATTTTCTTTATGGTGCCCGACGACCAAAGGAAATGTTATTTTTAAGGGAATTTTTAGAATTAAAAGAACGAGAAGATTTAGAATGTCTTTTAACAGTAGACAAAGATGATACCGGAACTTGGACCGAGAAAATTGGGGTGGTAACCGAACTTTTCAAATATTTAAAAGATATTGATCCGCAAAAAACCTATGCGGCAGTGTGTGGTCCGCCGATAATGTATCGATTTGTAATTGATAAATTAGTAAGTTTAGAAATCCCTAAACACCAAATTTTAATGACCTTAGAGAGAAGGATGCGGTGCGGTATGGGAAAATGTGGACATTGTGTTATTGGTTCCATTTATACTTGTGTTGACGGACCAGTTTTTACTTATTGGGATGTATTACATATGAAAGATTTAATATAAAATTTAAGAATATGGAAAAGAAATTAAAAGTTGGTTTTTATGAATTTACCGGCTGTGCCGGTGATTTATTAACTATTGTTCACAATGAAGATTATCTTCTAAAAGTTTGGAATTCGGTAGAAATTGTCAGTTTTCGTTTGGCAACAAGCAAACGAAATGAAAAAACAAATTTAGACATTGCCTTCGTTGAAGGTTCGATAACCAGCGAAGAGCAAATAGAAGAACTTAAAAAAATAAGAGAAAAAAGCAAAATTTTAGTAGCCTTAGGGACTTGTGCTTCTTTTGGTGGTTTACAATCAATGTATTCTCACCAAGAGGATTTTTTAACCCGTTTCAACTCCGTTTATCCTCATAAATTTGCTATTTTAAAACCCTTGGAATCAAAACCATTAGAAAATTATGTAAAAGTAGATTATTTTATTCCGGGTTGCCCTATTGATTTTAAACTTTTTCTTTTTAACTTTACAAGACTTTTGAGAAATCTGCCGGTAGAATTACCTTATTATCCTGTCTGTTTAGAATGCAAATGGCGAGAAAACAATTGTCTCCTTTTAAAAAGGATTCCCTGTTTAGGTCCTTTAACTCGTGCCGGCTGCTCAGCAAGATGTCCAACTAACAATCTACCTTGTGTTGGCTGTTTCGGTCCTTACGAAGATTTAAACCTTTCTTCTTGGTTAAAAATCTTTCAAGAAAATAACATTCCTTTTAAGGAATTAGAAAAAAAAGTGAGACTATTTTGGGGAACAAAAGCAAAAGAAATTTTAAAACAACTTAAAAATAAAAGATGAAGAAAATAAAAGTAGATTTAGTTACCCGT harbors:
- the smpB gene encoding SsrA-binding protein SmpB, which translates into the protein MKIVAQNRKAIHNYFIEEKYEAGIELKGSEVKSIREGKISIEEGYCTIENGEMFLKDVHIAPYEKGSVFNPDPKRKRKLLLHKNEIKRLVGKIERKGYTLIPLKVYFNDKGRCKIEIALAKGKKVVDKRKELRERALKREERYYHKYKW
- a CDS encoding 4Fe-4S dicluster domain-containing protein — translated: MKAYKLKKEYLKEYLKSLEDFGEVWGPIKKGDIDVYEKISDYSLLNLNALRPILPLKKFLIPPKFNTFFYTKDGKYENALKDVKKRIIFGVHPCEIHALLILDRLYKERYPDYYYLIHRKSTLIVALSCVPDEKCFARSLNTHFVEEGFDLGFTDLDDYYLVWVGSSEGDDLLRCRLDLFEEKITSQDLNRYIEWRKWRDNQYQLNLDLTAMPDIMELSYDLEIWEEIGEKCLSCGTCSMVCPTCTCFNIADYLGIEDEPGKRERFWDSCMLKTFALVAGGFNFRERRADRVKLWYTHKLKAFITEFGKPACVGCGRCIANCPVNINVTEITKILKGEGAKK
- a CDS encoding FAD/NAD(P)-binding protein; translated protein: MNENLYQPIPMRIVRRYDLIENVRFFQVRPIDIEKALTINYKPGQFMMISLFGAGEAPFSISSSPSRPGLLEFGIRKIGVLTEQLFKLKENEIIHIRGPYGNGFPIEKMYGYNLIIVAGGLGAVPLRSLLLYALDNRDLFKKIYFLYGARRPKEMLFLREFLELKEREDLECLLTVDKDDTGTWTEKIGVVTELFKYLKDIDPQKTYAAVCGPPIMYRFVIDKLVSLEIPKHQILMTLERRMRCGMGKCGHCVIGSIYTCVDGPVFTYWDVLHMKDLI
- a CDS encoding sulfhydrogenase 1 subunit delta — encoded protein: MEKKLKVGFYEFTGCAGDLLTIVHNEDYLLKVWNSVEIVSFRLATSKRNEKTNLDIAFVEGSITSEEQIEELKKIREKSKILVALGTCASFGGLQSMYSHQEDFLTRFNSVYPHKFAILKPLESKPLENYVKVDYFIPGCPIDFKLFLFNFTRLLRNLPVELPYYPVCLECKWRENNCLLLKRIPCLGPLTRAGCSARCPTNNLPCVGCFGPYEDLNLSSWLKIFQENNIPFKELEKKVRLFWGTKAKEILKQLKNKR